Within Aspergillus oryzae RIB40 DNA, chromosome 2, the genomic segment GGTAGTACAGTAATCCGTACTTAAGCAAATCTGGGGAAACAAGCCCGCACGTGAGCCCTCCACCACTCCGCAATTGCACAATTGACCCGAGGTCTTCACATGCAACAATGCGATGCCGTCACCCATAATGTGACTTGTTCCGCTGATCGGTCAACTCGCCAACTCTCCGTGGACGAACCTCTTCCCTTAGTATACTCACTCACGATCTTGACTGAATACACACCGCACAATTTTCAGACGCGTCCCATTCAGACGCTTTCCTCATGGCCTATGTCGCCTTGGTTTAAAGAAGGGCGCTGTGTGAGCTACCCGCTCGACTTCAAGTGCCCCGGTAACTAAGTCACAATGGCCGCCCAGTCAACACTACGCTCACGGGAGGATCCCCTCGCCACACTATACCACTACTACCTCAACTTGTTTCGTTCTCGGTTCAAGCGTTCATCGAAAACAACCAAGCTGATTGCTACAGTTGCGCTATTTCTCTCGATCGTAACAACTGGATATGGAGGGTACAAACGACTACGGCAGAGGGCGAAGGAACGCGCCCAGGGCAGACGATTGTTACGGCGAAACTCTGGAATTAGGGGAAAGGACGGGTCTCGCACCATATACGTGCCTTACAAAGATTCTCTGACATCCAAAGTTACTATCCATCCAACGAAACCTACGACGTTTGATGCACACCGAAGGCTTTTCTTAAACCCCCCAGCTTCGGCTCGCGCTGGAGATGGCGAATCAAATCAGATTCCACCACCGACGACTAAGCCGGGCCTAAatcttgcttttcttcacCAGTTTCTGAGTCTTGGGAGTATTATGGTCCCTAGATGGGGTAGTAAGGAGACCGGCCTTCTTATGGGTCATGGCGTCTTCTTACTGCTACGGACGTACTTATCGCTGTTAATTGCAAGGCTGGATGGTGAGATCGTGAGAGATCTTGTTGCAGGGAAAGGCCGAGCGTTCATGTGGGGTATTGTCAAATGGTGTGGCATTGGCACGCTTGCTTCGTATACAAATGCCATGATAAAGTTCCTGCAGTCGAAGGTGTCTATCGCATTTCGAACGAGACTCACCCGGTACATCCACGATCTGTATCTCACCGGTGATGACAATTATTATAAGTTGATGAACCTGGACGGCGGCATCGGTCAAGGTGCGGACCAGTTCATCACGCAGGATCTCACACTCTTCTgctctgcagctgcagcacTGTATTCCTCCATGGGGAAACCGCTGGTGGATTTATTCGTCTTCAACTATCAGCTCTACCGCTCTCTGGGGCCTTTGGCCCTTAGCGGAATCCTCACAGGCTATTTCAGCACTGCAATTGTTCTGCGTAAACTGTCACCTCCGTTCGGCAAGCTCAAGGCTGTTGAGggcaaaaaggaaggagattTCAGAGGGCTTCACTCTAGATTACTCGCGAACGCTGAGGAGATATCGTTCTATGGGGGAGCTGACATCGAGCGAGTCTTTTTAACGAGAAGCTTCAAGGATCTCCAGCGCTGGTTGGAGGGTATTTACAGCCTGAAGATCCGCTATAATATGCTCGAGGATGTTATCTTGAAGTATTCATGGTCTGCCTTCGGCTATTTGATCACATCTTTGCCTGTATTTCTCCCTGCGTGGGGTGGCCTAGGTGGAGCCCTGGAGTTAGCCGATACGCCTGAATCAGTCGGGAGAGAACGGGGCCGTATGAAGGAGTTCATCACAAACAAACGTCTGATGCTCTCTCTAGCAGATGCCGGCGGTCGAATGATGTACAGTATCAAGGACATTTCGGAACTGGCTGGTTACACCTCTCGTGTCTATACACTGATTTCAACACTCCATAGGGTCCATGCTGACGCATATTACCCTCCACGCGGCTCCCATGCGGAGTTGTACTCTCTAGCAGATGCTCAGGGCACCATCCACAATGGCTTTGATGGAGTGCGTCTTGAAAATGTTCCAATCGTTGCGCCATCTCTCTATCCtcatggtggcgatgagcttcttgagTCACTGTCATTCGTTGTGCATTCTGGAGATCACCTTCTTATATCTGGACCGAACGGAGTTGGCAAATCTGCTATTGCTCGTATCATAGCAGGTTTATGGCCGGTTTATCGTGGGTTAGTCAGTCGACCAAGGGGATTCGGACTGGATGGAATTATGTTCCTTCCACAACGACCCTACCTCAGTGTGGGTACTCTGCGTGACCAAGTCATCTACCCTCACACGGAGGTCGACATGCGCAAGGGAGGTATATCAGACGCATGTCTACAAAAGATCTTGGATGACGCCCACTTAGGTTACCTCCCTACCCGCGAGGGTGGATGGGACTCCCGCAAGGAGTGGAAGGATGTCCTGAGCGGTGGtgagaagcaaagaatggCTATGGCACGTCTATACTACCATGAGCCCCGTTACGCCTTCCTCGACGAAGGAACCTCTGCGGTCTCCTCCGATGTTGAGGGCTTGCTGTACGAGCGGGCCAAAGAGCGCGGAATTACACTCATCACGATCTCTACGCGTGCGTCTCTCAAGAAGTATCACACTTACAACCTCACCCTTGGTCTTGGCTCCGAAGGCGAACAGTGGGAGTTTGAGCGGATTGGCAccgccaaggagaagatgaatgtTGAGAAAGAGCTGCAAGAACTTCGTAAGCGGCTGGATAAGGTCGATGAATGGAAACAACGCCgagaggagatcgagaacGAACTACGTAAGGTTTgggttgaggaaggagagcTGGCCCCGCCACCATATACGGAACAGCCGGAAACAGCTGAAAGCCCAACGGTCGAGGAATTGTCGAGCTGATGAGTGTGGTTTTGGAAAGAAGTAAGAGCAGGGAGTATATAAATATCTCGTACGTAGTAGCATGAGCTTGAGATAGAAGTCAAGGGGTACTGTGGTGGGTATCACCTACCAAGCCTTACCACTCAATTTTAAGTGAGATTTAGTTATTTTTGGTAGTTCTTTGAGTTTTTGATTCGCCTGACTGCAGTGGGATTGATGAATCACCATCCATGTCCTCAATGAATCTATTGTTCATCTGTAGTCACATGACCTCTGTCCACTCAGAAGGGGCAAAGCAAATCATCGCAACCGTGACTTACGGAAATCaaaataattatttatattttattttacatCTACCAGAAGATCCGCCCTTATACTTCAACTGAAACTAAAGGTCATGAACTATCTGTCCGCtcaatattttttttctctatttaAGAATGGCATGTCTACGCCGCTTCTAGATTAGTTTCCGATACTCCAATACCTAAGGGTGTCAGCTTCTTCACTCTCTACTAAAATGTCCCTGTCACAATTACCACACCCGGTagcggaagggaaagagagcgAAAATGTAATAATAATCCCTATAGGCGAATGTATCAGCGATGGGGATAAGTACACTTGGCCCACCGAAGCCAGGTTTGGCATGCCAGATGATAGCAGTTACCGGGAGAAATTGGCAATGTTATGGATGCAGAAGCTTGGAGCATTCGAAGAGGGTATGACAACCtttattttctaatttctatGATGACTATTATCATGTATCGATTTCGGTAGCTGTCATGATTGTTTCAGTTCTATTACATCAATCTTTCCCTACAACAATCTTTCCCAGCATCAACGCCAGTCCTCCTTAGTACCATTGTACTCGCCCCTAGTGCTCAAGACTCGCTGACTAttattataccactctgtTTACTTCACTGCACCTGAATCTGTTTTAAATCATATCATGTATATTCTTATCCATTATCTCACCTAATCCTGTCTTTCAGTGCGTGAGATAGATCCGGGTTCCAACATTGTTCCTGTGATACCTTTGAACTGGGGTCTTTTTTTTGTCGACTAAAATTTACACATGGTCCTCAAGTTCTTTCTAGCTAAGCATTGATTTTCAGGGAGGAGATATATGATCGACCGCTTGCCAGATGGTTACGGCCTCTTTGATAGACCGCGTGGGACGGACCCTACCATTGTAAGTCATTGTCCTACTATGGTACAAAACTTTTCTAGGTCTAACAGTATTCACCTCAGCGTGATAGATTTCTTTGGGGTCATCCAATTGGGCAATACTTTCCCTCGATACTCCAGTTCTTTCCACATTTTTACCATCTGATGACAGGCGCGGTTGGGACTTGCCATTGCATGCTTTGTGATAAACTAGCAAAGCGTGAAAAAGGTTCAGCGCTCCCTCCGTAATTCACTTTCAACCCTATTCGCTAATGTACTCCCAGCGATGTTAAATGGTTCACAACGAGGACGAGCACGAGGGAGGGCacgagggagaggaagttcCAGTATTGCGAGGCCGATCGACATGCCCACCGGAGGGACACCAGGTCGACCTCCAGGACGACCGTATGGGAGATTACCTGGTAGGCCACCCGGGAAGCCATCTGGTAGGTCTGCTACCGCCGGAGTGCGCGCTATTCTTGACAGTGAAGGAACACCGGACGTATTCAAGATGGCCGTCAGGAGGCTCAAAGAACAAGGTGTTCTGGATGAGAGAATAAGAGAGGATGGCAGCATGGACTGGAGGGCTGAGAGGGCAGCACTCGACGAGTATATTGAGCAGTTAGGCATGCAGCCTTCCTACGTTCCTCGACCCGGAGAAGTCGTACTCTGGGCTCCGGAGTATCAGGGGGAACTAGCCTGGAACCACGAAACCAAGCGCGTCGAAATGTACGCGCCCAATCAAAACGAATGGTTGGGAACCCCCGCATGGCGGGCTGGTATTGTAGGCCAGActccagaagaagacacaGTCCTTCAGGACTTAGTCATTACAGCGCCCAAAAAATGGGGTGTCAACTACTCCGGCTTTCGCGTGGAAACTTTTCCTGATCCTCAAAGCTACGATAAAAGTTACTCATTGCACTACAAATATGTCCATTTGTTGTGTATCAAGCCCTTCAATGCATACGAGCTCTTTCTGCAAGGAATTCCGCCCGAAGAGTTACACCCCTCCATCGGGTATGCGATGACGATAATGTCGTCGTTCAGTCTCCTGGACAAATATCACTTCAAAGGAACTTGGCCAAACGCAGCCATTTATTGCCGGGGTATTTTCATCGGAGCGGAGCTCTTGGTTGTTGGAGATGCTGTCCGCTTGAAACCAGCCCTCCCGTCTTACTCAGAGGAAGTCCATAACGCCGTTGAGGATGTTATGGTCATTGATGAAATACGCCTGGAACTTGTCAACTGCGTGAACGATCTCATGTCGGATCAACTGGCAGAGCGATATCAGGTTCGAGTGGCAGGAAAGGTCTATACGAACGCTCCCCAAAGAGCTAGTGCTGGGACCCACGGGACGAGCCAACCCTTGCCTATGAAGCACGAGGAAGTCATTGACGTGTTTCAATCGATTGGCATGGGTGGTTATGGGTCTTGGTACAGGGTGTGGGAAGGTGCCACGGTGGAAGTCTCACAGAATATGATAATTGGTCGTTGCTACGAGCCCGATGCTATGAACCTCTTGTTCGGGTCTTGCTCTTTGGGTCAGGATCTGTCGGGGGTGACCAAGGCGAGGGAGTATTCACGGAAAGTCGATGAACGTATTCCCGAAGGCAAAGACTGGTTTTGGGGCGACTTTCGAACTCAGACCCTCGCGATCGATACTCTCAATGGCCAGGATGTGGGCCACTACAGTGACGCACGCGATATCAAGATGTGGAGAGCGAATCTCCACATTCTTGATGGCACAGCGGATTCAGCCGATCTTCGCTTGGCTAAGCTTCCCGGCAATGTTGGTCGGCCCTCCACGAAGGCTCGGTCCAACTTCTCAGAGATTGGCAAGCTTAGCAGGCTGGTCAGTACAGGTCTTGGGGCCGCGGACGTGAGCAACCCAGTAAGCTCCGAAGAAGGGCCCAACCTgccagacgaggaagataccTCTGAATCAGATGAAGTTTTCACGTTAGCCATGAATCAACTCCCAGGGGGGACGGACGAATCAGAGGAAGGTGATTACAGGCCAAGCCCTGAGCCCTAGGGCAAACGGCCGAAGCACGATATTTGATCACGGATACTCTGAAGCTCCTTCTTGTCGATACTCTTGACCCGTTTTGTGAGTTCAGGCGTCAGGGGCTTCCTCAACATTAATACCTAGCGCAGGACCTAGGCTGATACGAGTAGGAGGTTCACTTATGGCGAGGAAACACTTACGTTCTGGTCTTTGACATACTTTGCTGATTGCTATTATATGTAACTACTGTAGGATTAGGGAAAGACATACATAAATAAATACGATTAAACTTCTACCACGGTCTTTTTAGTCTTTCTCCCAATAGTATCCGATGTTCTTATCAAGCGataagaggaagaaatgCCGCAGATAACCGGCACTCTGAAATGCATCGGATTGGCCCGCCAGCCAAATACTACATTACCTTGACTAAAAGGCGgggaataaaaaaaataaaaagaaaagcattTGGAGAGGGGCAACAACAAGTCAACTGTAACTCTCTTGTATACTCCTCAATCGATCATCCTCTCACAAGCCACAAGAATACTATCGCAACAATGGGTCTAGACGGCGTACCTCAAGCCCAAGCCGTAACAGTGAGTCTCAAAGACCTCATCAACGGTAAGCcaacatatatatataaacccACCTCCACAACAACCATAAATCTAACCTTGAACACCAGGAACCGTCTCCTTCGAGACCCTCACCGAAGCTTTCGGCCCCTCCTCTCTAGGCATAATCGTGGTAAAAGACCTAGACCCCGAATTCCAACGTCTACGCACCCAAGTCCTCTCCAACGCATCCTATCTCGCAGCCCTCCCCAACGACGAACTAGGTACAGTACACATCTACACTCCCCGGTCCAAAAACCCAACTAACCACCCCCCGAAACAACACAGAATCCCTAACCAGTCCCTCCGCAAAATACCTCGTAGGCTGGTCCTGCGGCAAAGAAACCCTGCGATCCGGCCACTTCGACACCCTCAAGGGCTCCTACTACGTCAACTGCGCATTCTACCAAGACCCCACCCTCCAAGGCGCCCCCGCCGACAACTTCCCCGATCTATCCGAGTACACAGCCCCGAATATCTGGCCGCCGGCGGACCGATTGCCTACGTTCCGGCCCGCGCTGGAAGAGCTCTGTAGGCTTGTTATTGATACTGCGGCATTGGTGGCGAGGGCGTGTGATCGGTATGCGACGGAGAATATTGAGGGGTATAAGAGTGGGTACTTGGAGCATGTTGTTAGGACGAGTTTGACGACGAAGGCGAGGTTGTTGCATTATTTTCCTGCCGAGGCTGGGGtgggagagagagatggggagggagagggagagggggaTGATGATTGGTGTGCGACGCATTTGGATCATGGGTGTTTGACGGGTTTGACTTCTGCTATGTTTGTCGATGAGGTTGCTAGTCCTCCTGGGCAGGGAGGCGAGCTTGTTGAGTTGGGGGCTTCGCCGGATCCGAAGGCTGGGCTTTATATTCAGTCGAGGACTGGGAAGGTGGTTAAGGTTAATATTCCTCGGGATTGTTTGGCTTTTCAGACCGGGGAGGCGTTGCAGCTTATTACGAGAGGGAAGTTTAGGGCTGTGCCGCATTTTGTGAAGGGCGCGAAGCCTTCTGCGGGCAAGAGGATTGCGAGGAATACGTTGGCCGTGTTTACACAGCCGaatttggaggaggaggtggagagtgGGAAGAGTTTTGCGGAGTTTGCGAGGGAGGTGGTGGCGAGGACTTATTAGGGTGGTGTGGAGATGAGATGTTTATTATCATGAttggtatgtatatagtCTTGAGTTTCACATATTAAGGTTGCTATTGTACAGTTGAAGTTGGGTTATCCAGATACCTATAGGTACAGCAAGCATTTCCCAGCCTGGAGGTTTCATCGCCGGGTTACGGCACGTAGGGTTCCAAAAGGTAAAACATCTGCAATCCTCTTTGCGCCGGTAAAGAGCATGCAAAGACGGTCGATTCCGCATCCCCAGCCACCTGTAGCGGGAAGGCCCCATTCCAGCGCCTCCAGGTAGCTCTCGTCGATTTCTGAAGACTCGTCTGCGTCCTTGCTGTAGCGTACTTGGTCTTCAAACTTGCGTCTTTGTTCAGACGGCGAGTTTTCCTCCTCGTATGTATTCACCACCTCCTTTCCTTCGATGAATAGTTCTCCCCGTGCAGCAACACGCTGGCCAGTGACTGGATGAATAAATGATTTGGACAAGGGCGATAGACATTCGGGAGGGTTGATGATAAAGGTCGGGTTTACACATTCGGGTTCAACATAGATGCTGCAGAGTTCATCCAAAAGTCGGGGGAGTGTTGGAGCCTCGGGAATCTCGAGTGATAAGTCCTTAAACAGTTGTTTCACTTGGGCCACGGCATCCGGAGACGTGAGATCTGGGAGCTTGCGAccgatcttttcttcaattccagTGAGGAAATCAATACGACGGAACGGCGTTGAGAAGTCAACTTCGGTGGGCTTCAGAGTACCGTCTTTGTTAGTATCGCGGATATGTTGTGCCATGCCGGACAGTAGACTCTCCGTCATAGACAAAAGGTCTTCCAGGTTGGCATAAGCATGATAGAATTCACATGTTGTAAACTCAGGGTTATGGGTCTTGTCAATGCCTATAGAAAGTCAGTCGTCCATGACTACTTTGTAAGAAAGCATTGAATAGATTGAGAGCAACGAACCTTCATTGCGAAACGAGGGTCCAATCTCGAAAACCCTATCAAAACCACCAACCACCAGGCGCTTCAGCCACAGTTCCGGTGCAATCCTGAGAGACAGCTGGCGGTCGGGAAATTCGGTCGCGGAAGTATAGAAGGGACGAGCGATAGCTCCACCGGCGATCGAATTGACGATGGGAGTGTTGACCTCCATGAAAGACCGATCAAGGAAGAATTGACGCAGATACTGAATGATCGCCGAGCGTGCCTTTATAATATCGGTCGTGGTTTGGTCTGCGAGGAACTGGACATGACGGGGGTATGGCGAGTTCTCGTGCTCTTTCGCATCCAGAGGGACATCATGGAGACAGGGAGACAAAAGCTGGGGCAATTCAGTGGCCACAACCGTGAGCTCTCCTCGTCCGGTGCGGTGAGGTCTACCTGTTACAGCTATGGCAAGGGTTCAGCCTAAGCGAACATACAGACGTGGCTGTAGAAAAACGTACAGAAAGCGTCACCGCGACGGAGCAAACGGTAAAGCTTCTTAAAGGCTTCCGGGGTTATCCCGGGCAGTTGACGAAGGTTGCACATAACTTGGACTTTGTGGCCATTTTGGAcgatatcgaagaagatCAATTTGCTTCCGGCAAGTCTATACGTACGTATCCTACCTACTAACCTAAGTACAAAAGACAACAAGGTAGAGCCGACTAAGGCTGAGACCTACCACAAACGACGACGGAGTCGCCTTCTACTGTTTCATTAATTTCTAGGTGGTTGTATCGGTCGCGGAATTCCGAACAGCTCACGGAGCGACCGTCTGCTGCTAAGCGAGGATACGGATCAGGACAGACATTTTGAACCTCTTGTAGCCGTTCCTTGAAAGCCCTTTCGGGCGAAGCTGCACTGCTGCTACTCCTAGTGCTGGTGGAAACAATGGAGGAATGGTTAATTGCTTGAGCCAGCTGAGCTCTGGAAGAGTAAGACCATTTTACATTCGTGGAGACGGACAACCCTGTTCTGATCATTCAAAGTTAGCACAGGGTCGAAGCGATAATGTGCgtacaaagaagaaagaaaacaaattcGAGCAATTGAATCCAGTCAGAGTCAAAAAGTAGCTTCCGTTGCGTTCATTGCCTACAAAGCAGGCATCATACTGCAGCGGTTCTGAATTGGAAGGGATCTGATTCGTCCTCGGATGGCTTTGCaggggaaaagaatataaGAAAGGCACAAGCGATGGTTCTTACCTTGACCAAAGTCTCCCAGAGACCAACTGTGAAGCCCACCTGGGGCGAACTGAATGCATTTGCAATGGATACGAGGTGGAAGACTACGAAGTCGTCCGTCACATCGCGGACGGTAAGAGAGTGTGTGGGAatcaaaaagcaaaacgagcgaaaagccgaagaaaaaTCGTTCGAAGGCGGTGAAGGTGGTCCAAGCTTCCGACAGGAACTTCCGATTAACCATCATTCCAGACAACATTTATCTCCATCCTCTATACCAGCATCAACCCAACTTCTTTCTAGTTTTGTCAGTAAAAGTCCATGGATTAGCTAACTATCAACGCTAATATCTTCCTAGTGTATATTCCGATTACCTTTTCAATAACCAACACCAtgtctttcctctttggcGGTCCCCCCAAGATGTCCTCGGCAGAGAAGATTGCTGCCGCAGAGACCGAAGTTGAGATGATTTCAGACATGTTCAACCGGTGAGCTCCTTGATACAATCCCAGTTCGCACTCAAAATCAATATTGCTTTGGAATTACCCTTCGAATCTCCGTTCACAAATGCAACTCGATATCTAAATGACAGCGATGCTAATGCCGACAATCTGCTTAGTCTGACCGAGTCTTGCACCAAGAAGTGCATTCCCAACGACTACCGTGAAGGCGACCTGAACAAGGGCGAGTCTGTCTGCCTCGACCGCTGCGTCTCCAAGTTCTTCGAAGTCAACATCAAGGTCAGCGAGAAGATGCAGGGCGAAGCCGCCAACAAGCAGGGCGGTGGTATGGGATTCGGCATGTAAACGGATGAGAAGTCTGCTGCCTCATGGGCAAAACCTCCCTTCCGAAACATAATTTATGTTCTTTTTACGCTCGAGTTTGCCTTTATGTTGCTCGTGTCAGGCGCGGATCTTGCCTTGGTTTCAGAGATCATCTTTTGCCGGGAAGCGTTGCATTTGGGTTTTAGTTCTCAAGATTGTCGATTCCGGGGCACTCTATGCCGGCTGGTTATGATCGCAGTCTGCTAGATGGGTGCTGGGGTGGTGAAAATGTTTGGGTCTTGGTCATGGTTCTGCGCATGGCATGGTTAATTGAatctttttatattatgTACAATAGAAGTGAATATATATGTCACAGTATTACATTACAGGTGTCGGTTCAAAACAACAACTACGAAGAGAACCCAGTGAATCTTCCTAACCGTGCAAGCCAGGAGcagttttgcttttcttcttccccacgGACCAACGTCTTAACCCTTGTTTCTATCTCCTCAATGTGTCTCTCAAACTCACCTAGCCCAGTCTCGACTTCCTCGACCTTGGACCCGAGGACATTGAGCTCGTAGTCTAGTTTTGCACTCATCATCTCGACCCGTCTCATGTGGTCCGTCAGTGAGGAGTGTTCCTCAGACAGGAGGTCACTAGATCTCTCTCGAATCCCTTGATAAtggttgagcttctccaaataGGTTGTGTTGACCCTTTCATGAGTTTCGTAGAACACTCGATTCAAGTCATCCACTGAACCCACTTGTTTTTCGACCCAGGGAACAGTGCCCTCGCTCAAGCCTTGAACTCTGGAGCTGAATATTCGTGCGTCAGACACTAGCATATCCTCTTCAGCAATagcttcttccaagctgGCGTCGGGGTTTTCGGAGTCTTCAACCTTCCCCTTCAAGTCTTCCCATCCCAGTATAACCTCTTCGACAGTGCTGAACGACAGATGTCGCGGCCAGTAATTATCCAAATGTTCACTGTCGTCTGCACGATAAAGCTCAGCACTGCTCTGCGGCCGGCGCAATGACATGATGCCAAACTCTGACGTCTGATCTTCGGCGGGTGCGTCAGTTGATCGCGTCTTCCACCGCTCTAGATCTTGCgactcctcatcttcccGAGTTAAAGACACCTTCTGGGAGCCATCGGAGGGTTCGTTTGATGCTACAGATTCGATTGTTATAGCTGGAAGTTTGACATCGGATGACTTTGGCACAAGGTTGTTAAGCGGTGTTTCGACACTCAGTTCGTGAGGCTGGGTTGGCATCTCGGTGTCAGGAACGCTCTCAGGTTCGGGTTGTCGACCGCCGTCAGAAGCGATCTTTGAAGGGGCTATCTCAGTGTCGCTCTCTAATGGAGGAATATAAGCTGCATCACCAACGAGATCCGCATCGTCCTTTGTCTTCGGGAGGTGTGACCGCAGACCCACTGCATCCTTGAACCTGCCAAACCCAGCTCGCGCATCTGACACTTTCCCACTAACTCCTCGCCGTACCAACCTGCCTATATTCTGATCTTTATCATCAAGGGTGTTACCAGATTCGAGAGGCTTTCCTGGGCGTTCCGACCCCTGATAAGAACGTTCCGCAATCAAATCATCGTGGGAGCTTCGTTTGCGACTGGTCCACAGGTATCCACCTTGATCATCTGTAGTAAACATCATGTCGGCACCTGGATGTCCTCCAGCAAAGCTATCTCCAACGCCGCCCTTGCGTGGTTTTCCTCTCCAAAGCCACTTTGCTCTTTCACCCGTGACTAGATGTGCGAAGTTGTCAACATCTAGGGTTTCAATATCAGCGATGCCGCCCTTTTCCCGGCCCCGCACCATACCCATGACCATTTCGCCTCCATGGCCACTCAACTCAGCCATGGTGGACTTAACGGCATCGGTCCAGCCCTCCGCATTTGCGGCCTTGGCAGTGACCCGATGGAGTCGGTCCAATGTTTGACGGTCCAATCTGCGGGTGCGTTTTAGCTTTTGAGATTTCTGGAAACTACTGATTCCTCTTTTTAAGTTAGAGATATCAAAGGCATCTTTGCCAACAGGTGCACCAAAAGCGTGAAGCCGATTTCGGGCCCCCATGAGCGTCCCGAGAAGCGCAGCCACAGTAGTTGGCCCCAAGACACCATCGCTGGGTTCGATATTGTATAGATCCACGCCAATGTCCGTCCACCAATCGCTAATTGCTGCTTCTGTCACATCACATAAGATCCCATCAACATACTCCGGAGCCAGATTTCCAAACATCATCAAGGCAATCTGGCACTGCTTCACAAGCTCTATGACGGCCGAATAAAGCGGGACTCTCTCGCTGGTCCGGTAAAGATGGTAGAACTTGGCTTCAGTTGCGGCCGTTGGTGGTTGTAGCTTTAATCCCGCTCGGCCTGAACAGTTCAGCCGTTTCAAGTTTTCGTTCACGATAAAATCGTCCTTGTGTTTATGGATGTCACCATCAGGCACCGGGATGACAGTAAGAGCTGAAGGAAATGTGCTCAAATAAGTTACGAACAGAGTCCCAAACGGTGTCTCTTTTCTGCGTGCTTCGCATTCTTTGACTGCATCGAAATATAGTTTTAAGCGGGGGGACCAAGTGGATTCATCCGTAGGAACGCTTAGCAATCCTGCTACC encodes:
- a CDS encoding putative Sin3 complex subunit (Stb2) (predicted protein), translating into MQRETTKQSVGPKESPSSHSGPDGQPPLPGHQRIVFTDPVALRYLEEDPSTIVLHRRLILQGYEIYIVEQWACSRIHPTFIITTYTGEPSHKVVAGLLSVPTDESTWSPRLKLYFDAVKECEARRKETPFGTLFVTYLSTFPSALTVIPVPDGDIHKHKDDFIVNENLKRLNCSGRAGLKLQPPTAATEAKFYHLYRTSERVPLYSAVIELVKQCQIALMMFGNLAPEYVDGILCDVTEAAISDWWTDIGVDLYNIEPSDGVLGPTTVAALLGTLMGARNRLHAFGAPVGKDAFDISNLKRGISSFQKSQKLKRTRRLDRQTLDRLHRVTAKAANAEGWTDAVKSTMAELSGHGGEMVMGMVRGREKGGIADIETLDVDNFAHLVTGERAKWLWRGKPRKGGVGDSFAGGHPGADMMFTTDDQGGYLWTSRKRSSHDDLIAERSYQGSERPGKPLESGNTLDDKDQNIGRLVRRGVSGKVSDARAGFGRFKDAVGLRSHLPKTKDDADLVGDAAYIPPLESDTEIAPSKIASDGGRQPEPESVPDTEMPTQPHELSVETPLNNLVPKSSDVKLPAITIESVASNEPSDGSQKVSLTREDEESQDLERWKTRSTDAPAEDQTSEFGIMSLRRPQSSAELYRADDSEHLDNYWPRHLSFSTVEEVILGWEDLKGKVEDSENPDASLEEAIAEEDMLVSDARIFSSRVQGLSEGTVPWVEKQVGSVDDLNRVFYETHERVNTTYLEKLNHYQGIRERSSDLLSEEHSSLTDHMRRVEMMSAKLDYELNVLGSKVEEVETGLGEFERHIEEIETRVKTLVRGEEEKQNCSWLARYRVAFVNGDSKGNSKAILILSANWDCIKELTG